The sequence AACTTGAATGCCACATCCTCTATAAGTGCCATTCCCCACGACCAAGGAAAATTGAAACAAACCAtggatacaattttttttttaatattgattaCATCTTAAATGTTCTAGGGAAAGAGCACCAGTggccgtcatagctaactttgtgcacccacaAATCCTTAACGGGacatcggattttgattttatttttttagttgtcttcgtatatgacttaactgcttatatctattgatctggcttctgggtggTAACGATGcactaactaaagatgttccagtaattATCAACTCAAAATAGATAGTACTtgtgtcccaatagtggtgcacaaatgttccaatagtggtacacaaatgggacaaatgttcggctattgggggtcaacatgacaataaggtgacggttattggaactatgttatctattggtgctcttcccttgGTGTTTTTTCTTTTCTgtattatttcaatttaaaaaaaaagagttaaTAGTGTTTTTTCTTTTCCgtattatttcaatttaaaaaaaaagagttaaTAAAATATTGTGTACAGAGGGGAGATCTTTTGATGTGATTTTTCTATTGTAATGAgttatatttttttttcataatattgTGTGCAAACAGAAGATCTTAACATTGTTGAGGTTCAAACTTGCAAATTATGGTATTGACAGAAGcaacaccaccacttaaccaaccTTGTCATCAATATTTTGAATCACTCTGTGAATCCAAAAGATTTCTTAAATTAAAAACTGTTCAATAATGTTTGGTATAAGAGTGAAGTTAAATAACTCTTTAAAAATTTTATCAGAAATCAAATTTACTTTCTTGTGAACGTCTGACACTTATGAAATGCCAGAGACTCAATTAATAACAAATTTTACGTACTAAATATTACTCAGACCCTACTCCTGaccaaaacaaagaagaaaaaaacaAAGTATTATATTCATTCAGTATCACCATCAGTAAAGCACCATTATATAATGTTTATATCTTCCAATTTAGGAAGAAAAATCCAAAGCCAGTCCCACGTTAAATTGGTGAAGTGTCTAACATCATGGCAGGGGACAGTCTGCATCTGATTTATTACTAAACTTAAAGCCAATTAAATAAGAAGTCTGTCATCAGACTTCCCACTGCAAGTAGTAGGTGTGACTGACAAATACCACTATAGGAGACATTTAATAGTCAAGTACCTGATAACCCAAACCTTCAAATGGAATAGCTGCAATTACTGAAGAATTCACTTCTTGTGAATTTCTGAAGAAAATGCTAACAAAGATTTCTGCAAATTCTGATTTTGCTTTATTATATTAGTAAAGACTAACATAAGTCTTAAATAAGTACAGGTGAACATAATTTTAGAGATGGGTCACATTAGGCAACGTACATATAGAAGGTAATAACATAGGTGAACGGATGAATACATAAATATTTTACAGCCTCTGGCAAACTATGCTGCTGTAACAGCAATTTTCATACCACTAGTGCAGTGGCCAGTGAAGCTGCAGATAAAGTAATTGCCCCCCTTCTTTAGAGTTACTTTGTCATTTCCAGATGTCAGAGATGGGGACGCTCCCTTAGTACAGCTCTTGTATCCTGCCGAGTTCACACTCACTACATTATGAGCTCCTGGTGTATACTTGAACACTGCAATATACCCAACAATAGATTAAAACAAAAGAGCTTAAAAAAGATTGCAGAGATTCAGAAAATCAACGTTTAGGGCTATTAGTCTAGGTTAAACCATTGGATTAAACAGATGGGCTCCTCACATGTTAGCAATTCATATGGACACGGGAAGGGGTTACTAATCTCCCCTGTCAACTTCTTTACCAATTGCTCTAGGCTGCCCATGTAAATGATGTCAATTTTTCTGTCAGTTTTCAGTGTTCCAGGGGGAAGGGGTTACTAATCTCCCCTGTCAACTTCTTTACCAATTGCTCTAGGTTGCCCATGTAAATGATGCCATTTTTTCTGTCAGTTTTCAGTGTTCCAGGGGATTCATCCCAAAAAGAACTCGCATTTTTTGTAGAGGGCCTTTCTGAGACTTGGGGATTTGGGAAAAGTCTCCCACAGTACCACCACTTCTATCACCTCTGCCACCTCTGTTGGGGATGCCGTTGAATCACTTGCCATATGACACATGCCATTAGATGCTGCTCCATgaaactttaattttattttgatttaagTTAAACTTAATTGTATCCAATGATTAAGCTCTTTCCAGTAAGAGGGGGAAAAGTTTTTCCATCTAATGGTAGAGGATCTTACTTGAATCAATCAACCCAGTGAAAAAGGACCATCTAGGCCAATAACCTAACAGGAAATTGCTCCCTAGGTGTTCAGATTCATatttgtatatatttataaaatagatATCTAGAGTAGTTAATGAAAATTAAATACAGGCTGCAAATCCTGCCAGGAGCAATAGTTAGTGTTTCAAGCAGTTCCAAGAAGAAACAACCTCACAACGAATAGTTAGTGTTTCAAGCAGTTCCAAGGAGAAACAACCTCACAACGAGCATTCCACTCCCCAAGAAAAAGTAGATCATAAATAAAGTCATAATATCATCACAGTGTGAATCTATTATCCTGCTTCATTTCTGGCACTTAGCCTATTTTTAAGGTTAATTCTGTAATCTAATCTATtctcctccttttgataaaagatCATTCCAAAACATTGATTTAAAAATATGTATAATTAAAATCAAAACAATCATACAGTGTAAGACCTGTTTACTCTTAAAAACTATCTTTACAACTATCCTAATACTCCTACTGTGTTAAAGCTCCTGCCAAATCAAGCTGAGTGATATAAGGTTTTGAGTAAGAGTCACCTAATGAGTATCCTTCAGATACAATCACCTGCTAAATCAGGTGGAGGGACATGGTTTAAGTAGGGTTTACCCAACTGATAGCCTTCTGATTGCCTGGTTAGCGAAAGAACATATTATTCTAAGCAAGACTATTCTTCTGATTGCCTCAGCCTAACACTATACTTACAAAACAGGGCATTATTGATGCCACCAAAGTGTATCATGGATATTAACAGACCCAGGACACAGTATTTTAAGTAGAGATAACTCGCTATAACTATACAAAGCCATTACATAAGCCTTGCTTAGTTGGATAGCCTAACAGCTTACTGGGTTTACAATTCAGTGTATGCAAAACAATGAAAATCATTCATGTTACCAGACTATACCATCACAAGACCCATTACTGGCCCAAGCTAAAATGAACCTTAAAACATAAGTTCTGAATAAGGCTTACCCAATACATCACCAGCCTTGAAGCGTTTCCCTGTAGTCCAGCGAGACTTCTGAATTTGCAAGCCCCATCCTTGGGGGCCTCCAACTACATAAGTAGCCCCCTGCACTTCAACCAAGCTGCACTGAACTACAAACAGCACCACCAAGGCAACCAGAAAATGATTCATTGCACTGCCTCTTCCCTTGGCCATTTTAGGGCTGCACTTGTCACAGATATGAGATAAAGATTGTCTGTCACAGAGGGAAAGAGATTGGAAGTGTGACAGGAGTTCAATGCGGTGGAGGTAAGAAGGATGGGCTCTAATATAGCAACAAGTGGGATGGAACTTGAAAGGGAGGGTCCCACATATGACCAGAATTTAATTAGCATAATACCTATGGACCCTCTCAACTACCCCCATTAGAGACCTCCTAGAAGAGCCAAGTCCTCATGAATTTGAGTGCAGACTAAAAGCCAACGACAAGTGATCTCCTTCTCTAAAATATATTCAGAATATGGGGTCCTCGTTTGAATTGCAAGGTATTTTCTCTAGAAGAGCGGTGCTGCTGCTCAAAAGCAGCCGTGTTAATATGAAAAATAATAGGCTTGGTAATTCTTTAAGTGGCTGGGTGGCTGGGTTTTTTAAGTTTCTATGATTAATTAgctttcatatataaaattatttttcatcaatttagtcactatttttttttgttaatttgtatgtgtgtatataGCTAAGAAAGTTAATCTGAAATTAGAATGCAGGACTATTAGATCCTTTTCTTTattagataaatgaattaaaacaACAATCAAGTGGATTAGCAAGCACATGCAATCTATGTTTCACCAAGTATCGGGATGATACAGGATGGCCGAATGTGTTTCTGGTATGCTGCTACTTGTGGGCCATTTTTTAGGGGATGGTAGGGAATGGCTATTAGAAaggataattttaaaaaaaatataaagtaaTTTCAAATATTCATGTCATAACATTGttaaagcattcatcatagacattgtAGAAGTTGAATGCATAACATTAGACATAAGTTGATATTTTGCATGAGCATTAACAAACAATTTaacaaaattcaaatgctttcattgtcaatgtgcatacATATTCTACAAGAATCATAACAAAATGCCTAAAGGCTCCAAGTTTCAATTATAAAAGtatgaaaacatagaaaatatatGGTTGTCCCTAATCAACAAATGAAATTGGTAGGTCTATCTCAAAATCGAAGCTCGATTTAAGTTAGTGCTAGTATAAGGGGTTGTCTTAGGCAATGGAACCCCAAGCCCACGAAACATTTTAGGGATGGGGACAGGGGTACCAAGTTAGGGACAAGTCCCCATGGAGCGTGCAACATACAATCCTTTATTTCCAAGGTTTCCATGAATAGCAGGTTGATAATGAAGACTTCAATTGCTAATACCTATACTAATTATTAATTACAAAGCTAAGAGAATAAGTGTCCCTACAAATAGGTGGTAACTAATGAGcacaagaagagaaaagaagaatgaACAACATGTCTTAATTTTTTTACCCTAAGCATTTATTGTTTCTTGAAGCAAGAAATTTGGAAGGATGTCCAAATAATGAAGAAGGCATGGAGTTAGACAATATGAAGTACATCTTGAATGTAAAAAAATAGATAATGTTGTAAATAATGTAGAGTTAGTTGTAGAGAATGATTGCAAACCAACAACATAAATTAGTGGCAAGGAGGTAAGTCCAATGGAAGAACAAGATGGTGAGGAAATAAGTAAAAGTTTAGAATTTATGCTCCCTAATGATGTTGTAGGCTATATTGCTAAAAGTCAACACGAATATTTTGGGATTTTTACGTACCATCAACCTTCTAAATCCATGTAACTAGTTCTTCCTATTATTTATTGTAATTCGCCCATAAGGGATGGAAGTTTCACTAGTAGTAGCAATTAATATTTTagagtaagtgcacaaagatggggggaccaaaaaggggtcttaagatgtcaCTTTTTTCTTAAATCAACAAAGAATGAATTTCAATAAGAAATTGAAAATaagtacactcaaaatttgaagatgcaacaagaacaagagttgaagtgctctgaatctactttctaaactactaattttttttcaaaattgtggagattaagggtttcaaaaaggggcaccacatttattggttctatttttatcaaaaaaacacAACATAGCACCAAATGTGGGGTCCCTATTTAAATtttaaccattttaaaattttttgtaaATCTCTCCAGTGAGGAACTAGCTAACGCATTGAAGTTTATGCAAaaaaaattggctaattttttgatgaatatgtgatttttaacaaatttccgaagtggacacatcctgaaaaacataaatttgagAATGATCCCcctaaaatttgtgaaaactagtcaaaaatcaattaaaaaaaaaaaatgtaatttgtttcaaaattcgaTAAATGAGTAAAAATTTATGCCCAAAAtacgacatgttggtttttgacaaaaaacaaacacactaacaaaataaattagagatgaagaccttaacataatgaaaaattgaaaagaattatatggctGGATAACTAAGAGAGATCTTAATGATTCTATGCTGTTCATTTTTGtttgcattgaaacacatgcaaacttaACATAGAGCATAAAAAAAAAGTGAGAATTTTTGCATGTCTTCTGAAAAACACGTCTCAAGCTTGAGAAGGACGTCCAAGTCTTTTGGTTCAATACCCAAGGCAAACCCAAGCCTAAGGCTCGATGTTTTCCAAGGTAGACAATTTGGCACATGGGTGTGTGCACCAAAATGGTGtgccaaaaagtggacacacaccaaaaaaagttgaaaaaatagcAACTACGTTCGcggttttaaaattaaaaaaaaacctgtACGCAGTTAGGTTCGTTGTGCCCGAGCCTAAAGGGACAAAACCGCGTACGTAGTCCTTTAGGAAATAAGATCACGCATGCAGTCCTCTGGGAACTAGGACCCCATACGCAGTTTTAGTTCCTAAAGGACCGCGTACACGATCCTTgtcaataaattattttttttacagTCGACTGTATCATTTTATCCCACAATCGAGAGCAAGTTTAAGGGTTTTTTTCTTCCAAACCGTGCATAGGCTACATATTTTCACACCCAAACGCCATGGAAAGAGGTCGGTTACACATTTATTTGTTTTTTTGCACATTTGATAAATCTTATttacattttaaaattaaattcgttgattttgattagttttttaaaaaaatttgttacCAATATCAGATTCTGAAAATCCTGAACCACAACAAGATGCAcctcaaaacccacaacaaaaccctCAAGATACACCTCCAACTCCTCCTTTAGACAGTACAACGGCTACACAAGAGGATttgcttaatcagttagggcaaaacaatGCTAAAGTAACTAGACTAATTGCTAGATTTAAAACATATGAGCTTaagcatcatttatcccttgccactagcctagaaacattggctagtggtgccaCTACAGTTTCGAGttagattacaaaatggggaaactatagggataggtgtcgcacttattatgttgatgggttatcatatgatgtagtgaaaagaaaaaacataagtaaagcacaaatatgtactctttttgttgatcctagaactggtAGAGTCCTTACCTCTTATTGCAAAGAgttttcccatacattggtgtaccaatgtgcatatGAAGAATAATTTTGgtaataggtggtggatggtctttgatgaaccaccttgtaataattttgaggttccattatattatttgaggaaagtatattgtgagtttgtcctcaatgagaagcctaattattttgatatgagagagctccatggtagaggtggtggctctgcccaagtagacctggagcccgtagggtATTAGACCCgcagagtcgtcgccccctagcacctaAACCCAAGGTGCATGTGACGGTCCTAGTAGCTCTGAAATAGTCGATGGAGCTagagactcttcaggtggccacatcaTTGACTGATgcaatcatccagcatgggacatagttagcacaccctcttggcccACACAATGATCCATTAGCTAAGGTAGTTGGCGCTGGTCAAcccattgagcatgtgtgtcccacttgctcaGACATATTCACAGAGATGGATGTCGAGGCCAGTGCAGATGGTTCCACATCACATCTGTGCATAATTTGTGGGAGAAGATGTCAAACCAACATGACTGAGGATGTGGCGCTGacggatgaattgatggacatgttgtttgctagtcagccgtagacataggtgtgttgatttaaattcataacattttatttatcagtcacttaaaatttgtaattgtaaataaattttcatttataaatcaatttaaattgatacaaacaatatgcatttcaggatgcagcaacgtgtgttaatacaccatctgatatACCTCCCATAGTTATTGCAGCTACAACtttgacgcctgaggtataaattttgtaacatcttaaaatagaatagtactttcaattcaaaaaaaatataagatatactaactctctttaaagcttgacaactttttgttttttaggcgttgacaggggaccaaatgtcccacattgatgatgtcacGCTCTCTACGATCGATTTTGGCGTAcaaagctatgcggtatcatattttgtacaccttattttatgtatccttttgatggaatatgcaagtcatttaattttagattttttaaattatgtttaatattatctactaatatctcttgtgttaattttgtttgttttagggtaccccctccgtgtctaggccTCTTCTTTAGTGAAAGAAATCCTCAACGACGcctaaatgtgggaagaaggtaattgaacacatttttaattgtataattgtttgaaaaggttgaaatcgTCTTAGctggaatttgtagattgattagtgttttttgtctgttttatatacaatggccattgagctttgtagaattgttgaatgcacctgatacgcTCGAGGATCGAGAGAGgaaagaggtatgtatctctactttattttcttcatttgatgattatatgcacatgtacatgtgaacttgtgataaattataatcttatcatttttcatacaggaaatatccatagccgcttcatcaatggcgagccctccttcaTGTACtgaagaagcatctcaggctctggtacacttttgttttatatattgcattaattgtatttaacctacaatacttatcattatattaattatatttaagcTTTAATAATTTTTCGTATAGGTAATAGCCACAACTGCTCCATCAATGGCAAGTACCCCTCAGACTACCAGAGAAGCATCTGAGGCttcggtacacttttgttctctatattgtagatttttagtgtttttgatttatatatgttagtacattgtattaattgtatttaatctacaataggccccttcgcGGTTCaaccataacttggatcctttgaagtttgtgttcaagaaaactcctaagaccggcaaggagaagacaaagaagacaatagatcctagatcagcagatgaggtaatctgcatttcaattgcaaagaaattatggttaaataCGTAGTTATGTTGAtgattgtgaactattttctacaaaaggattctaacttggcatttgaattgtggttgtgtagccatctacagaaacacgtactgcatcaaagaggcttgattttgatgatccaccacaagtataggataTATAGTGTTATTTGTGGttattgaatgaccaatacatgtagatatattctacatattgtatatcgatttgaatttggcatatgccacatttttgtaaaacttgtattgacttggcacatatgccttttttgatatatataaatgttgatatttgacccaataaatgtgtattgtgttcattattgtacatttcattgatattgataggcatatttgatacatacaaaatttgttcattgtgttgattattgtgcattttgatatatattaaatgattatttataattgataCTGATGCACGCTGAAAAGGATGCAAGAAACACAAGTTAAAACGTTAATATGTCAGTGAcacaaacaaaagacaaacaaaactataatcctaagcatgcatatcaagagagatataaaacagatTATGGTAAGCACACAAAAATgaaggaaatgataactcaatgatgaatagtgagtaccaaactggtattgagaggggggggatgaatcagtactagtacaaaaact is a genomic window of Cryptomeria japonica chromosome 7, Sugi_1.0, whole genome shotgun sequence containing:
- the LOC131056220 gene encoding basic blue protein: MAKGRGSAMNHFLVALVVLFVVQCSLVEVQGATYVVGGPQGWGLQIQKSRWTTGKRFKAGDVLVFKYTPGAHNVVSVNSAGYKSCTKGASPSLTSGNDKVTLKKGGNYFICSFTGHCTSGMKIAVTAA